In one window of Mus pahari chromosome 3, PAHARI_EIJ_v1.1, whole genome shotgun sequence DNA:
- the LOC110318500 gene encoding olfactory receptor 1038, which yields MAEVNISYVREFILKGITDRPELQAPCFVMFLTIYLVTVIGNLGLIVIIRVDSRLHTPMYFFLSHLAFVDLCYSSAITPKMMVNFVVERNTIPFHACATQLGCFLTFMITECFLLASMAYDRYVAICSPLHYSTLMSKRVCIQLVAIPYVYSFLVALFHTIITFRLTYCGPNVINHFYCDDLPLLALSCSDTHMKEILIFAFAGFDMICSSSIVLTSYLFIIAAILRIRSTQGRRKAISTCGSHMVAVTIFYGTLIFMYLQPKSNHSLDTDKMASVFYTVVIPMLNPLIYSLRNKEVKDASKKALDKGYETLKILRLSK from the coding sequence ATGGCTGAAGTAAACATCTCCTATGTCCGTGAGTTCATTCTCAAGGGGATCACAGACAGGCCAGAACTCCAAGCCCCATGTTTTGTGATGTTTTTGACAATCTATCTGGTCACAGTTATAGGCAACCTTGGGTTGATTGTCATAATCAGGGTTGACTCTCGACTCCACACAcctatgtacttcttcctcagtcaCCTAGCCTTTGTTGACCTCTGTTACTCATCTGCCATCACACCAAAGATGATGGTGAACTTCGTGGTAGAGCGCAACACTATTCCTTTCCATGCTTGTGCAACCCAGCTGGGCTGTTTTCTTACCTTCATGATCACAGAGTGTttccttctggcttctatggcctatgaccgctatgtggccatctgcagtCCCCTGCATTATTCAACACTTATGTCAAAGAGAGTGTGCATTCAGTTAGTGGCCATTCCTTATGTGTACAGCTTTCTAGTTGCCCTTTTCCATACAATCATCACCTTTCGCTTGACATATTGTGGGCCTAATGTAATCAACCATTTCTACTGTGACGACCTTCCCCTCTTAGCTCTGTCCTGCTCAGACACTCACATGAAGGAAATCCTCATATTTGCTTTTGCTGGCTTTGATATGATCTGCTCCTCTTCCATAGTTCTCACCTCCTACCTCTTTATCATTGCTGCCATCCTGAGAATCCGTTCTACTCAGGGAAGACGCAAGGCCATCTCTACCTGCGGCTCCCACATGGTAGCTGTTACTATTTTTTATGGTACGCTCATCTTCATGTATCTACAGCCCAAATCCAACCATTCTCTGGACACAGACAAAATGGCTTCAGTGTTTTACACAGTGGTGATCCCCATGTTGAACCCCCTCATCTACAGTCTTAGGAACAAAGAGGTGAAAGATGCCTCTAAGAAAGCTTTGGATAAAGGGTATGAaaccttaaaaatattaagattaaGTAAATAA
- the LOC110319142 gene encoding olfactory receptor 5AL1-like, translated as MDESNNSTVYQFILVGLTDDPELEVILFAVFLVIYLTTVLGNLGLIVLIQVSPQLHTPMYFFLSHLAFVDFCYTSSVTPNTIINFLREIKSITFYACATQVCCFITFVVCEMYLLSVMAYDRYVAIWNPLLYAVRMPRELCLQVIASTYIYGFTVGLAQALATFRLSFCGSNVINHFYCDDVPLVALACSDTHVKELMLLIIAGFNTLCSLVIVGISYVFIVFAILRIHSAEGRRKAFSTCASHLTSITIFYGTIIFMYLQPKSSHSLNTDKFASVFYVVVIPMLNPLIYSLRNQEVKSALKRISDKFSLIIH; from the coding sequence ATGGATGAAAGTAACAATTCAACAGTATATCAGTTCATCCTTGTAGGACTGACAGATGACCCAGAACTTGAGGTCATCCTCTTTGCTGTGTTTCTAGTCATCTACTTAACTACTGTCTTGGGTAATCTAGGGCTGATTGTGTTAATCCAAGTCAGCCCTCAGcttcacacacccatgtactttttcctcagcCACTTGGCATTCGTTGATTTCTGTTATACATCCTCAGTCACTCCAAACACAATTATAAACTTTCTTCGAGAAATCAAAAGTATAACCTTTTATGCATGTGCCACTCAGGTGTGCTGTTTCATCACATTTGTTGTTTGTGAAATGTACTTGTTGTCAGTAATGGCCTATGACAGATATGTGGCCATCTGGAACCCCCTCCTCTATGCGGTCCGCATGCCTAGGGAGCTCTGTCTTCAGGTTATTGCCAGCACATACATTTATGGATTCACTGTGGGGCTTGCACAGGCACTGGCAACCTTCCGCTTGTCTTTCTGTGGCTCCAATGTGATCAACCACTTCTACTGTGATGATGTCCCCTTAGTTGCTCTGGCCTGTTCTGACACTCATGTCAAAGAGCTGATGCTGCTGATCATTGCTGGCTTCAACACCCTTTGCTCTCTAGTGATTGTGGGCATTTCTTACGTTTTTATTGTCTTTGCCATCCTGAGGATTCATTCtgctgaaggaagaaggaaggccttTTCCACTTGTGCATCCCACCTGACTTCCATCACCATATTTTATGGTACAATCATTTTTATGTACCTGCAGCCCAAGTCAAGCCACTCTTTGAACACAGATAAATTTGCTTCAGTGTTTTATGTGGTAGTAATTCCCATGTTAAATCCACTGATCTACAGCTTGAGAAATCAGGAGGTAAAAAGTGCCTTAAAGAGAATCAGTGATAAATTCTCTTTGATTATCCATTAA